In a single window of the Pseudomonas sp. B21-015 genome:
- a CDS encoding cytochrome P450, producing MSQIQDTTVPAQSDAVVGQQAARLAHPVAGNVKMKDGFPVMPGKIPLLGHVHKIGKDALGELRQAEAACGPIFWTYFGTQLPVLQIMDEAGLEILQNKYTDNSFLREQMPVITGEAMNAFDGPRHRNARRASTDAFTPKGLTRAQVGQFIVETIDQRLKHWSRESKLAIFPQTKDIALEVVFRILGIETHELELWRHQYEEFFLGMIPLKVNLPGFPAWRCRKARGWLEQRVAQIVATTRANNDHDSLVGAMIFGRDDHGNGMSEVELVHNILGLGFAGSETTAAVMAWSALMLSQHQEIWQQLCEQVAGLDSMPFTHEELVKQVPLAEGIFRETMRLYPPAPFEMRKVHTEFELMGRTIPAGVMAGVSLLHVSRNPERYPDPDSWQPERWLGLDRALNQVETCQFGGGPHACLGRHVAALEITLFIAMLARELGPKGIVPRLVGKMPPPAYLPFLRPSNKAFLDLSGA from the coding sequence ATGAGCCAGATTCAAGACACTACCGTACCCGCGCAAAGTGATGCAGTTGTCGGCCAGCAAGCGGCCAGGCTCGCTCATCCGGTTGCCGGCAACGTGAAGATGAAAGACGGTTTCCCGGTCATGCCCGGCAAAATTCCCTTGCTCGGTCATGTGCACAAGATCGGCAAGGACGCGCTCGGTGAGCTGCGTCAGGCCGAGGCGGCGTGCGGGCCGATCTTCTGGACTTATTTCGGCACCCAGCTGCCGGTGCTGCAAATCATGGACGAGGCAGGCCTGGAGATCCTGCAGAACAAGTACACCGACAATTCGTTCCTGCGCGAACAGATGCCGGTGATTACCGGAGAGGCCATGAACGCGTTTGACGGCCCGCGCCATCGCAATGCACGGCGGGCCAGCACCGATGCGTTTACCCCCAAGGGGCTGACCCGCGCGCAGGTGGGCCAGTTCATCGTGGAAACCATCGATCAACGCCTCAAGCACTGGAGCCGCGAAAGCAAACTGGCGATATTTCCGCAGACCAAGGACATCGCCCTGGAAGTAGTGTTCCGCATTCTGGGCATTGAGACGCACGAGCTGGAGTTGTGGCGTCACCAGTACGAAGAGTTTTTCCTGGGCATGATTCCACTGAAGGTCAACTTGCCCGGGTTTCCGGCGTGGCGCTGTCGAAAGGCGCGGGGCTGGCTGGAACAGCGGGTGGCGCAGATTGTCGCCACCACACGGGCCAACAATGACCACGACAGCCTGGTGGGCGCGATGATCTTCGGCCGTGATGACCACGGCAACGGCATGTCCGAGGTCGAGTTGGTGCATAACATCCTCGGCCTTGGCTTTGCCGGTTCGGAAACCACCGCCGCCGTGATGGCCTGGTCGGCGTTGATGCTGTCGCAGCATCAGGAAATCTGGCAGCAGTTGTGCGAGCAGGTCGCGGGGCTCGACAGCATGCCCTTTACCCACGAGGAACTGGTCAAACAGGTACCACTGGCCGAGGGGATATTCCGCGAAACCATGCGCCTCTATCCACCGGCGCCTTTTGAAATGCGCAAGGTACACACCGAGTTCGAATTGATGGGGCGCACGATTCCGGCCGGGGTGATGGCCGGGGTCAGCCTGCTGCATGTTTCGCGCAACCCCGAGCGCTACCCGGATCCCGACAGCTGGCAGCCGGAACGCTGGCTGGGTCTGGACCGTGCGCTGAACCAGGTGGAAACCTGCCAGTTTGGCGGCGGTCCCCACGCGTGCCTCGGGCGGCATGTCGCCGCGCTGGAGATCACTCTGTTTATCGCGATGCTGGCCCGGGAGCTGGGGCCCAAGGGCATTGTGCCGCGTCTGGTGGGCAAGATGCCGCCGCCGGCCTACTTGCCATTTTTACGTCCCTCGAACAAAGCGTTCCTCGACCTCAGCGGCGCCTGA